The Luteolibacter rhizosphaerae region GATGCGCTGGGAGAATGGAAACTTCTCTGCCGGGGTTTTCGGCGGCTACTTGCACGCGGAATACGAGCGGCTGGTGGTGAATGGCGTGAACCGGGACGGGCAGGCCTTCCCGCTGGCACCGGAGTGGACAGCGGGCTGCGGAATTGCTTGGAATCCGGTTACAGGGTGGTTCGGGGAGACCTCGTTGAATTGGGCGGATACGAGCTACGCGCAGATCGATTCGCCGGTGGGCACGAAGCTGGAGTCGCGGATGCTGTGGTCGGCGCGGACGGGTTACCGCTGGGAGCGGGTGGAGGCTTATGTTTTCGGGAGCAACCTGCTGGATGAGGACTATGCGCTGTCGAAGAACGACTACAGCGGGGTGGGGCTGCCGGTGTCGGGGAAATTGGGGGTGCCGCGGCTTTTGGGGACGGGGGTGACGCTGAAGTGGTAGGGCGTCATGCCATGCTTCCGGCTGGTATTTTGTTGCCGCACTGAGGTTCATTCGCACGCATGTTCCTCGGCCTCGATTCCTCGACCCAGTCGCTTTCCGCCCTTGTGATCGATCCCGCCAGCGGGGCGATCGTAAAGGAGGTTTCCGTGAACTTCGGTGCGGCCTTTCCGGCGTATGGAGCGCCCAGCGGCTTTATCCCGGGCGGGAAGGATGGCGAGGTGCATGCGGATCCGCGGATGTGGCTGGAGGCTCTGGACCTGGCTTTCGCGAAGCTGGCGGAGGGATTCGACCTGTCGCAGATCCAGGCGGTGGCTTGTTCGGGGCAACAGCACGGGTCTGTGTATTTTAACGACACGATTGAGGAACGACTCGCCACGCTGGACCCGGCGGTTTCGCTGGTGGAACAGATCCCGGCGGCACTGACGCGGGCGACGGCGCCGATCTGGATGGATACCTCCACGGGAGCGGAGTGCGCGGAGATCGCCGCGGCAGCGGGGGGGAGTGCAGAGGTGTGCCGGATCTCGGGTTCGGTGGCGATCGAGCGTTTCACGGGGCCGCAGATCCGGCGCTTTTACAAGCAGGACCGGGAGGCTTACGAGCGGACCGCGGTGATCCACCTGGTGAGTTCCTTCGTGGGCTCGGTGCTGGCGGGCAAGTCGATCGCGATCGACCACGGCGATGGGGCGGGAATGAACCTGCTGAATCTCCAGAATCTGGATTGGGACGATGCGCTGCTGGATGCGACGGCCCCGGGACTGCGGGCGAAGCTGCCGCCGGCGGCGGCCTCCGCGAGCGTGGCCGGTCCGGTATCGCGCTATTTCGTCGAGAAGTACGGTTTGGCGGCGTCCTGTCAGGTGGTGCTGTCCACGGGGGACAATCCGTCCTCGCTGGTGGGGATGGGGGCGACGGCACCGGGGACGATCGTGATTTCGCTGGGGACCTCGGACACCTTCTTTGCGGCGATGGAGAAGGCGGTGACGGATCCGCAGGGGT contains the following coding sequences:
- a CDS encoding xylulokinase; amino-acid sequence: MFLGLDSSTQSLSALVIDPASGAIVKEVSVNFGAAFPAYGAPSGFIPGGKDGEVHADPRMWLEALDLAFAKLAEGFDLSQIQAVACSGQQHGSVYFNDTIEERLATLDPAVSLVEQIPAALTRATAPIWMDTSTGAECAEIAAAAGGSAEVCRISGSVAIERFTGPQIRRFYKQDREAYERTAVIHLVSSFVGSVLAGKSIAIDHGDGAGMNLLNLQNLDWDDALLDATAPGLRAKLPPAAASASVAGPVSRYFVEKYGLAASCQVVLSTGDNPSSLVGMGATAPGTIVISLGTSDTFFAAMEKAVTDPQGFGHVFGNPAGGFMSLICFRNGSLSREALRDQLGLNWSAFDREGLAATPAGNEGNRMLPFFGPEITPRRDFSGPVRKGSAEFEAGENPASQVRALLEGQFLNMRLHSQWIGEKAELIRLTGGASQNDGIAQLVANIFQAPVERFAIANGAGLGAALRAADALGHDLAELQAVFCKPAEGSRLEPEAATAGIYEGALQEYAALLGS